Proteins from a single region of Oncorhynchus tshawytscha isolate Ot180627B linkage group LG03, Otsh_v2.0, whole genome shotgun sequence:
- the LOC112236336 gene encoding kelch-like protein 41a, translated as MDPKAVREDLRLFQSTLLQDGLKELLNENKFIDCILKVGDRSLPCHRLILAACSPYFREFYFSGDAKEMDKEVVLENLDPAIMEMIVNYMYSAEIDITDDNVQDIFAVANRFQIPSVFTVCANFLQKKLSPGNCMAIFRMALVLNCPRLALASRDYIADRFETLAKEEDFLELASHELFAVIGADSLNVEKEEVVFESLMKWIRKDKENRVKTLEEAFDCIRFRLLPEKYFNEKVEKDDIVKSDPELLKKTKVIKDAFAGKLPENKTGESGKDAVNSKEGEDSRLPGYLNDIKRIGMYAKDLVLMINDTAAVAYDGVENECFLAAMTEQIPRNHVSLTSKKNDLFILGGLFVDEEDKDAPLQCYFYQLDILAADWIALPPMPSPRCLFSMGEFDNLIFAVAGKDLQSNESLDSVMCYDVEKMKWAESKKLPLKIHGHSVVSQNGLVYCIGGKTDDNKAIDKMFAYNHKKSEWKEVAAMKMARSMFGAVVHNGKIVVTGGVNEDGLTSASEAYDFGTNKWAPFTDFPQERSSVNLVSSGGLLYAVGGFTIVATEDDKVAPTEIIDIWQYEEDKKEWTGMLKAMRYAAGASCVSMRLNVAKMPKL; from the exons ATGGATCCGAAAGCTGTAAGGGAAGATTTGCGCCTGTTTCAGAGCACCCTGCTCCAGGATGGCCTGAAAGAGCTACTGAACGAGAACAAGTTTATTGACTGCATTCTAAAAGTGGGCGACAGAAGCTTGCCCTGCCATAGACTTATTTTGGCAGCCTGTAGTCCTTATTTCCGAGAGTTTTACTTCTCAGGCGATGCTAAAGAAATGGATAAGGAGGTTGTTCTGGAGAATTTGGACCCCGCAATCATGGAGATGATTGTGAATTACATGTATTCAGCAGAGATTGACATCACAGATGACAATGTGCAGGATATCTTTGCTGTGGCAAACCGTTTCCAGATcccctcagtgttcacagtgtgTGCGAATTTCCTACAGAAGAAGCTGTCCCCGGGTAACTGTATGGCCATATTCAGAATGGCACTGGTGCTCAACTGCCCCAGACTGGCATTGGCAAGTCGAGACTACATTGCAGATCGTTTTGAAACCCTGGCCAAGGAGGAAGACTTCTTAGAGCTGGCCTCTCATGAGCTTTTTGCCGTCATAGGAGCAGACTCTCTCAATGTAGaaaaggaggaggtggtgtttgAATCCCTGATGAAATGGATTCGAAAAGACAAGGAGAACCGTGTCAAGACTCTAGAAGAGGCCTTTGACTGCATCCGTTTCCGTTTACTCCCAGAGAAGTACTTCAATGAGAAAGTGGAAAAGGATGACATCGTCAAGTCTGACCCTGAGCTCCTCAAAAAAACCAAAGTGATCAAAGATGCCTTTGCTGGGAAACTCCCTGAGAATAAGACAGGAGAGTCAGGGAAGGATGCAGTCAACAGTAAAGAAGGAGAGGATAGCAGGTTACCTGGTTACCTGAATGATATCAAGAGAATTGGTATGTATGCCAAAGATCTCGTCTTGATGATAAACGACACTGCTGCAGTGGCCTATGATGGCGTTGAGAATGAATGCTTCCTTGCTGCAATGACTGAGCAGATTCCACGCAACCATGTCAGCCTGACATCAAAGAAAAACGATCTCTTCATCCTGGGAGGATTGTTTGTCGATGAAGAGGATAAAGATGCTCCACTACAATGCTACTTCTATCAG ctgGACATCCTTGCTGCTGATTGGATAGCTCTGCCCCCTATGCCCTCTCCCAGATGTCTGTTCAGTATGGGAGAATTTGACAATCTCATCTTTGCTGTAGCTGGTAAAGATCTACAGTCCAACGAATCTCTCGACTCTGTAATGTGCTATGATGTTGA GAAGATGAAATGGGCTGAGAGCAAGAAGCTACCTCTGAAAATCCATGGTCATAGTGTTGTTTCCCAGAATGGGTTGGTGTACTGTATCGGAGGGAAGACGGATGACAA CAAAGCCATCGATAAGATGTTTGCATACAACCACAAGAAATCAGAGTGGAAGGAGGTGGCTGCAATGAAAATGGCAAGATCCATGTTTGGGGCAGTCGTTCACAATGGGAAGATTGTGGTGACTGGAGGGGTCAATGAAGATGGTCTCACTTCTGCATCTGAAGCATATGACTTCGGAACCAACAA GTGGGCGCCCTTCACAGATTTCCCCCAGGAGAGGAGCTCAGTAAACCTGGTCAGCAGTGGAGGATTGCTGTATGCAGTCGGAGGCTTTACCATTGTGGCGACGGAGGACGACAAAGTTGCCCCAACGGAAATCATTGACATCTGGCA GTATGAAGAGGATAAGAAAGAATGGACCGGGATGCTCAAAGCAATGCGTTATGCCGCAGGGGCCTCCTGTGTGTCTATGCGTCTCAATGTAGCCAAAATGCCCAAATTGTGA